A part of Pseudoalteromonas arctica A 37-1-2 genomic DNA contains:
- a CDS encoding ATP synthase subunit I, which yields MTDKLASPYRLAVLKLICLQGVVALVAAVIIFFSSGVNASLSSLAGGAVAVLPHFVFALYAFRYMGASRANQAYASLKRGNGLKFMLTIVLFALVLKHFPVILLPFFSTYILALFTGLFAPVFFKH from the coding sequence GTGACTGATAAGTTAGCGAGTCCATATCGACTTGCCGTATTAAAGTTAATTTGCCTTCAGGGTGTTGTAGCATTAGTTGCTGCTGTAATTATTTTTTTTAGTTCGGGAGTCAATGCCTCGCTTTCATCACTCGCTGGTGGAGCTGTAGCAGTACTTCCGCACTTTGTATTTGCACTTTATGCATTCAGATATATGGGTGCAAGTCGAGCAAATCAAGCGTATGCCTCGTTGAAACGCGGCAACGGATTAAAGTTTATGCTAACAATTGTATTGTTTGCGCTGGTACTGAAGCATTTTCCGGTAATTTTATTACCCTTTTTTAGTACTTATATACTGGCGCTCTTTACTGGATTGTTCGCACCCGTTTTTTTTAAACATTAA
- a CDS encoding ParB/RepB/Spo0J family partition protein: protein MSAKKRGLGRGLDALLSSSKPAPSPSKEQDTSNVSEAVQNAAANNSELQKLPIEFLYSGKYQPRKDMSEEALEELASSIRSQGIIQPIVVRPIAHNSFEIIAGERRWRAAQIAKLETVPCIIKDVPDEAAVAIALIENIQREDLNAMEEAVALNRLLIEFELTHQQVADAVGKSRTTVTNLLRLNNLNSDVKILLEHGDIEMGHARCLLALEGEAQSDAARLAVAKALTVRETEKLVRSILEPLPAKEITEKDPDVKQLEQQLAENLGAKVEINYNKKGKGKLVISYTNLDELDGILNRINHDNTHH, encoded by the coding sequence ATGTCTGCTAAAAAACGAGGTTTAGGCCGAGGACTCGATGCACTTTTAAGTTCGTCAAAGCCTGCACCAAGCCCAAGCAAGGAACAAGACACATCAAACGTTTCTGAGGCTGTGCAAAATGCCGCGGCTAATAATAGTGAATTACAAAAACTCCCAATAGAGTTTTTATACTCTGGTAAATACCAACCTCGTAAAGACATGTCTGAAGAGGCGCTAGAAGAGCTTGCTAGTTCTATTCGCTCACAAGGTATTATTCAACCTATTGTTGTGCGCCCTATTGCACATAATAGCTTTGAAATTATAGCGGGTGAGCGTCGTTGGCGCGCAGCGCAAATAGCTAAGCTTGAAACAGTGCCTTGTATTATTAAAGATGTACCTGATGAAGCTGCCGTTGCGATTGCACTGATAGAAAATATTCAGCGTGAAGATTTAAATGCCATGGAAGAAGCAGTTGCACTTAATCGTTTACTAATAGAATTTGAATTAACACATCAGCAAGTAGCAGATGCGGTGGGTAAATCACGTACGACTGTAACTAATTTACTGCGTTTAAATAACTTAAATAGTGATGTAAAAATTCTGTTAGAACATGGCGATATTGAAATGGGCCATGCTCGTTGCCTGTTAGCCCTTGAAGGTGAAGCGCAGTCAGATGCTGCTCGTTTAGCTGTAGCTAAAGCATTAACAGTTCGAGAAACTGAAAAGCTCGTACGTTCAATTTTAGAACCTTTACCTGCTAAAGAAATAACCGAAAAAGATCCAGATGTTAAGCAGTTAGAACAACAACTCGCTGAAAATCTAGGTGCTAAAGTAGAGATTAACTACAATAAAAAAGGCAAAGGTAAACTGGTTATTTCGTATACTAACCTAGATGAACTTGACGGCATTTTAAATCGTATCAATCACGACAATACCCACCATTAG